Proteins co-encoded in one Macrobrachium rosenbergii isolate ZJJX-2024 chromosome 54, ASM4041242v1, whole genome shotgun sequence genomic window:
- the LOC136834644 gene encoding polysialic acid O-acetyltransferase-like, with translation MALTAEGNELTTEDNDLTSEDNALITEDNELISEQNALTAEGNELTTEDNELTSGDNALITKDNEVISEQSSLTSEDNELTTEDHELTSEDNELISEQNALTSEENELISEDNKLISEDNELISEQNALTLEDKFLLSEDNGLISEQNALTSEDSELSSE, from the coding sequence ATGGCACTGACAGCAGAAGGCAACGAACTGACTACAGAAGATAATGACCTGACATCAGAAGACAATGCACTTATAACAGAAGACAATGAGCTGATATCAGAACAAAATGCACTGACAGCAGAAGGCAACGAACTGACTACAGAAGATAATGAACTGACATCAGGAGACAATGCACTTATAACAAAAGACAATGAAGTGATATCAGAACAAAGTTCACTGACATCAGAAGATAATGAACTGACAACAGAAGACCATGAACTGACATCAGAAGACAATGAACTGATATCAGAACAAAATGCACTAACATCAGAAGAAAATGAACTGATATCAGAAGACAATAAACTGATATCAGAAGACAATGAACTGATATCAGAACAAAATGCACTAACATTAGAAGACAAATTTCTGCTATCAGAAGACAATGGACTGATATCAGAACAAAATGCACTGACATCAGAAGACAGTGAACTGTCATCAGAATAA